A region of Arabidopsis thaliana chromosome 5, partial sequence DNA encodes the following proteins:
- the RABA1c gene encoding RAB GTPase homolog A1C (RAB GTPase homolog A1C (RABA1c); FUNCTIONS IN: GTP binding; INVOLVED IN: protein transport, small GTPase mediated signal transduction; LOCATED IN: plasma membrane, nucleus, vacuole; EXPRESSED IN: 26 plant structures; EXPRESSED DURING: 14 growth stages; CONTAINS InterPro DOMAIN/s: Ras GTPase (InterPro:IPR001806), Small GTP-binding protein (InterPro:IPR005225), Small GTPase (InterPro:IPR020851), Ras (InterPro:IPR013753), Ras small GTPase, Rab type (InterPro:IPR003579), Rab11-related (InterPro:IPR015595); BEST Arabidopsis thaliana protein match is: RAB GTPase homolog A1D (TAIR:AT4G18800.1); Has 28355 Blast hits to 28298 proteins in 771 species: Archae - 32; Bacteria - 162; Metazoa - 14720; Fungi - 4238; Plants - 3283; Viruses - 20; Other Eukaryotes - 5900 (source: NCBI BLink).), with amino-acid sequence MAGYRADDEYDYLFKVVLIGDSGVGKSNLLSRFTKNEFSLESKSTIGVEFATRSLNVDDKVIKAQIWDTAGQERYRAITSAYYRGAVGALLVYDVTRHSTFENVETWLKELRNHTDPNIVVMLVGNKSDLRHLVAVQTEDAKSFAEKESLYFMETSALEATNVENAFAEVLTQIHHIVSKKAMEAASESANVPSKGDKIDIGKDVSAVKKGGCCSN; translated from the exons ATGGCGGGTTACAGAGCAGATGATGAATACGATTACCTATTCAAGGTTGTTCTGATAGGTGATTCAGGTGTGGGCAAATCCAATTTGCTTTCACGATTCACGAAGAACGAGTTTAGTCTCGAGTCAAAATCCACGATCGGGGTCGAGTTCGCGACTCGGAGTTTGAATGTTGATGATAAAGTCATCAAAGCTCAGATTTGGGATACTGCTGGTCAAGAAAG GTACCGAGCCATCACTAGTGCGTATTACCGAGGAGCTGTTGGAGCGCTTCTTGTCTACGATGTAACCCGACACTCAACATTTGAAAACGTTGAGACTTGGCTGAAAGAACTCAGAAACCACACTGATCCAAACATTGTAGTCATGCTCGTGGGCAACAAATCTGACCTTCGCCATCTCGTGGCTGTTCAGACTGAAGATGCTAAGTCATTCGCCGAGAAAGAATCTCTCTACTTCATGGAAACCTCGGCTCTCGAAGCCACCAATGTTGAGAACGCTTTCGCCGAAGTCCTCACTCAGATTCACCACATTGTGAGCAAGAAGGCGATGGAAGCTGCGAGCGAATCCGCTAATGTTCCATCGAAAGGAGACAAGATCGATATCGGTAAAGATGTTTCAGCTGTGAAGAAAGGTGGATGCTGCTCGAACTAA
- a CDS encoding Ubiquitin domain-containing protein (Ubiquitin domain-containing protein; BEST Arabidopsis thaliana protein match is: Ubiquitin domain-containing protein (TAIR:AT1G53400.1); Has 30201 Blast hits to 17322 proteins in 780 species: Archae - 12; Bacteria - 1396; Metazoa - 17338; Fungi - 3422; Plants - 5037; Viruses - 0; Other Eukaryotes - 2996 (source: NCBI BLink).) → MGCIGSSQARNEGGAKRKKIMKPKPWAHTEPITRAQLTNMREEFWDTSPHYGGQREIWEALRAAAEADLKLAQTIVDSAGVIVQNRDLTLCWDERGARYELPRYVLSEPTNLIREEGQ, encoded by the exons ATGGGTTGTATCGGATCTTCTCAGGCCAGAAATGAAGGCGGAG caaaaaggaagaaaatcaTGAAACCTAAACCGTGGGCACATACTGAGCCAATCACAAGGGCACAACTTACGAACATGCGTGAGGAATTTTGGGACACCTCTCCACACTATGGTGGTCAaagag AGATATGGGAAGCACTTCGAGCTGCTGCTGAAGCTGACTTGAAACTAGCACAAACTATTGTTGACAGTGCAGGCGTGATTGTTCAGAACCGTGACCTAACATTGTGCTGGGATGAAAGAG GTGCTAGATATGAGCTTCCTAGGTACGTTCTAAGTGAGCCCACGAATCTGATTCGAGAGGAAGGACAGTAA